The genomic segment GaatgaatcaaatcaaagtgCTACAAACGTTTCACTGtaataattacattttgcttttttttccttatCAAAATGGCAGTCTTTGGCAAATCTGTCACCCTCGcagataaaacataaaatgtctTTTCCAGTTGAGCAACATCGTCTCAAGCGTAAACCTCTGAGTCTCCGAAAAATCCAGTTTGCATTCAGTTATATTCTGTTGAAGCCTCCCACTCGAAAGATACAGACATGCTGAGTTAAAGGAAAGTACAGTGTCCATGATTTACTCAACAGCAAAGATTTGTTTTCATGGAAAAACCATACGTTCCCCCTATAGACCGATTTCATCATCAAACTCGTCTTCAAATGTGTAGCCTcttcctgcctcccccccctcctcctcctcctcctcttcctcctcggaaTCAGTCTCTGAGTGGCAGCTGTCGACCCTCCTCCTGTCCAATGGGATGACTCCTTCATACTCCGAGCTATGTGATGAGGCCGGACTAGGTGGCAAATCTGCTTTGTGATTGCTGAATTCAGTTTCCCCTTCTGCTACTCGGCTCTCGACCTTCTCGCTTTCGCTCCTCGTTGGACTCAAACACACCGGCTCGACCTCGTCCTGGAAGTCGAACGCTtgaccctcttcctcctcagacgCCTGGCGAATGATCTCCTCCCGTTTGTCGCTGAATCTCACTTTTGGTTTTAACCCCTTTGGCTTGATTCCATTCCCATCTGGTATCCTGCTGTCTCCCACCTGGTTTCCATCCAGCCCGACCAAGTTCTTCCCATTCAGCTCATTCTGCAAATTCACAGACATCTCCGTGGCCCCTTTTCCCGGCTTGGTTTCCACCGAGGACATGCCGCTTCTGAGACCGAACACGTCCTCCTCATTGGAGTCGAGCCCCAATCCATCCATCACTCCTAATACGTCTCCCAGCATGGACGGGCCCAGATCAAAGTCCAGGTCGAACGAAGACACTGACTCAGAGTGCTGGAGCCCATTGTCCTGCTGGCCTCCTGGAGCCTCTGTGTGGAGATCACTGCTGTCAACTGCCACCTCTGGATCAGCAGCTGGTGCCCCCCCTGGACTCCCCGGCTCGGAGTTGGCTCGACTCGGGCCCAGGGTGGACAGGAACGAGGTGTCCCCAAAGACGTCCCCTCCCCTACCAATGTGCATGGTGTGGCGGAAGTCGCCCAGTGGCGCTGAGATCATGGTGGGGTCCAGGCGAGGGGCCCGGGTGGACTTGTGAAGCGGCATAGCTGTGAAAGGGGGTGAAGGCGAGAGCAAAATCAGTGGGGGTGAATGATCATTTATTTCACGCACAGCACATAGGGAATGGAAGAGTCTGAGCCAGTGAGATAACCCATTAAATGGGgccaaaaaaacaagtgagCGCTTGAGCCATGATGCAGCCTGGTCCTGATAAGACAAGTCGGCGTGAAGAGCCTCACCACGTTGTGCAACCCTGTGGGACAGCAGTGAGCGTTCTGGCACTGGTGTGGCTGTGACGGCCATGCTGAGACTTGTACTTGAAGCGCTCACATGCAACGCTCGCACATACTTTTCTCTCCCCTGAGGCGTGTTTGTGCACAAAAACAAGACTGTAACATTCTATAGGGGGCAACTTGGTGTTTAATCACACGGCTGGGCTGTGCTTCTGTgaggggggggtaggggggttAAATGTACATGTCAGCAGCAAAACTAATCCTGCTGCCACATTGTTTTAATGAATATTTATGACAGTAGGTGCCAGCCGCTATTACTCAATATATTTAATGATTTCCTAGAAGTTAAGACACTTTAATGAcattttcctttctttattAAAGTTATAGGCCACATTGCAAACCACTATGTACATTCAAGACACTATTCTCAAACTTTGTATGGTTGTGAGTAAGTTAGATCTAGGAGGGGAGGGGGCTCACAGGCCTAACTCCAAACCCTCAAGACTTTCCACTGATAACTTAAGTCAATGACACTTTATATCACAGTTACACATTAACACCAGAACTCATAAGAAGAGCATGCGAGGTGAACGCCTCCTGGCAAAGCACTGAGGGGATCGTTCGGGCGATCAATGTAAAACTCTATCAATCGATCAGAGTGATTCGTCCTGAAAACaagtgaaagtgtgtgaaaCTCACTCGAAGCGGGGTGTTcctctcttcgtcctcctcaCTGGACAAACTGTCTTTTCATGGGGCTCCGGTGGATCTGCCCTCTCTCACTCGCTTCCCTCGCGGTTTTTCTCGCCGTCGGTCGTGAGTCTGTGggacttttttctctttcttccacaGGGATGGGCGCAGGGCGAGGAAGTGACGCCACGTTATTGGGGGAGCGCAGCTGGATCAAagtcctccacacacacacacacattggtcaAATAGAAACCAGCGACctgctattttatttatttgtttctatTTACTGCTGTTTATGTTTGAAGTTGTATTGTTACAACTGTGGCCATTACAAGCAGGATAATAAGTTTAGGTAAATAAGTTTAGGTATCCAGTGAAAAAGTATCAAACTGTAACTGATGTCAACttaaattttaatgtttttgtaaaatgtaaacgtGAATTTGAAAATAACGAGTTAAAGAAGGCTATAacttatgttaaaaaaaaatcatgagtTAAAGTCCTGTCACTGTCAACAAGTATTTTTCTAAAGTATTTAAactatttcagttttctttctttctttctttctttctttctttccttctttctgtgtttttattctaaatttTATTGT from the Limanda limanda chromosome 11, fLimLim1.1, whole genome shotgun sequence genome contains:
- the cdc42ep5 gene encoding cdc42 effector protein 5: MPLHKSTRAPRLDPTMISAPLGDFRHTMHIGRGGDVFGDTSFLSTLGPSRANSEPGSPGGAPAADPEVAVDSSDLHTEAPGGQQDNGLQHSESVSSFDLDFDLGPSMLGDVLGVMDGLGLDSNEEDVFGLRSGMSSVETKPGKGATEMSVNLQNELNGKNLVGLDGNQVGDSRIPDGNGIKPKGLKPKVRFSDKREEIIRQASEEEEGQAFDFQDEVEPVCLSPTRSESEKVESRVAEGETEFSNHKADLPPSPASSHSSEYEGVIPLDRRRVDSCHSETDSEEEEEEEEEGGEAGRGYTFEDEFDDEIGL